In a single window of the Mycobacteriales bacterium genome:
- a CDS encoding DUF4276 family protein gives MSASRVIEVLVEERSAAAFLEGVLPRVLPPQTRFKVRSFEGKHDLLQSLPSRLAGYAARRRDGEDVRVLLLVDRDNDDCQDLKRRLVSHAMTAGLTSGAAEPGAVLVARIAVAELEAWYFGDWAAARRAFTKLPAATPAAWRNPEHASGKPSHYFQSALRRAGYTGEVEKSKPTWGRKMGVLVDVRANRCPSFVAFVDGVRHLAVAQ, from the coding sequence GTGAGCGCGTCACGCGTCATCGAGGTCCTGGTCGAGGAGCGGAGTGCGGCCGCGTTCCTGGAAGGTGTGCTTCCGCGGGTGCTACCGCCGCAGACCCGCTTCAAGGTGAGGTCGTTCGAGGGCAAGCACGACCTGCTCCAGAGCCTGCCTAGTCGTTTGGCTGGCTACGCCGCGCGCCGGCGTGACGGGGAGGACGTTCGCGTCCTGCTGCTGGTCGATCGCGACAACGACGACTGCCAGGATCTGAAGCGCAGGCTCGTGAGCCACGCGATGACCGCGGGGTTGACGTCCGGCGCAGCCGAGCCGGGCGCGGTTCTCGTCGCGCGCATCGCTGTGGCCGAGTTGGAGGCGTGGTATTTCGGGGACTGGGCCGCCGCCCGACGAGCCTTCACCAAGCTGCCTGCCGCGACACCGGCGGCGTGGCGCAACCCCGAGCACGCTTCAGGCAAACCCTCCCACTATTTCCAGAGCGCCCTGCGGCGGGCCGGCTACACCGGCGAGGTCGAGAAGTCGAAGCCCACCTGGGGTCGCAAGATGGGGGTTCTTGTGGACGTCCGCGCCAACCGCTGTCCGAGCTTCGTCGCGTTCGTCGACGGTGTACGTCACCTTGCGGTCGCGCAGTGA
- the aroB gene encoding 3-dehydroquinate synthase — translation MSARITVAGDTPYDVVVGEGLLGELAPLVERSQRVAIVHPAALKTTAEAIQEDLQAHGRQAHVVEVPDGEQSKDLKVAAFLWDVLGQAGFTRTDSLVAVGGGATTDLTGFVAATWLRGVPVVHVPTTLLGMVDAAVGGKTGVNTSAGKNLVGAFHPPTGVLCDLTALTTLPRHDYVAGLAEVVKVGFTHDPRILELIESDLEGAKTPEGPHTEELVTRAIAVKARVVGDDLTEQGGREILNYGHTLGHAIEKLEDYRWRHGAAVSVGLVFAAELGRLAGSLDDATADRHKQLLQALGLPTSYTGDFARLRSAMAVDKKSRGDRLRFVVLDALAKARILDDPDPTLVAAAYAEVARADDGKVFL, via the coding sequence GTGAGTGCGCGGATCACGGTTGCCGGCGATACGCCCTACGACGTCGTCGTCGGAGAGGGGCTGCTCGGCGAGCTGGCACCGCTCGTGGAGCGCAGCCAGCGGGTCGCGATCGTCCACCCGGCGGCGCTGAAGACCACCGCCGAGGCGATCCAGGAGGACCTGCAGGCGCACGGCCGGCAGGCCCACGTCGTCGAGGTCCCCGACGGCGAGCAGTCCAAGGACCTCAAGGTCGCGGCGTTCCTGTGGGACGTGCTCGGCCAGGCCGGCTTCACCCGCACCGACAGCCTCGTCGCGGTCGGCGGGGGAGCGACCACCGACCTCACCGGGTTCGTCGCCGCGACGTGGTTGCGCGGCGTACCCGTGGTGCACGTCCCCACGACCCTGCTCGGCATGGTCGACGCGGCGGTCGGGGGCAAGACGGGCGTCAACACCAGCGCGGGGAAGAACCTCGTCGGCGCGTTCCACCCGCCTACGGGGGTGCTCTGCGATCTCACCGCGCTGACGACCCTGCCCAGGCACGACTATGTCGCGGGCCTCGCCGAGGTCGTCAAGGTCGGCTTCACGCACGACCCGCGGATCCTGGAGCTCATCGAGTCAGACCTCGAGGGTGCCAAGACCCCCGAGGGCCCCCACACCGAGGAGCTCGTGACCCGCGCGATCGCCGTCAAGGCTCGGGTCGTCGGCGACGACCTCACCGAGCAGGGCGGCCGCGAGATCCTCAACTACGGCCACACCCTGGGTCACGCGATCGAGAAGCTCGAGGACTACCGCTGGCGTCACGGCGCCGCCGTCAGCGTCGGGCTCGTCTTCGCCGCGGAGCTCGGCCGCCTCGCCGGCTCGCTCGACGACGCGACCGCCGACCGCCACAAGCAGCTGCTGCAGGCCCTCGGCCTCCCGACGTCCTACACCGGTGACTTCGCGCGGCTCCGCTCCGCGATGGCGGTCGACAAGAAATCGCGCGGCGATCGATTGCGCTTCGTCGTCCTCGACGCGCTCGCCAAGGCGCGCATCCTCGACGACCCCGACCCGACACTCGTGGCGGCCGCATATGCCGAGGTCGCGCGGGCCGACGATGGGAAGGTGTTCCTGTGA
- a CDS encoding type II 3-dehydroquinate dehydratase, with amino-acid sequence MSALLVLNGPNLGRLGTREPHIYGTTTYAELAQLCVDVAEQVGLTADVRQTDDEAVMLGWLHEAAAGETPVVINPGAWSHYSYALRDAVAMVPTVVEVHISQTHAREEFRHHSVVSAVVKATITGLGVDGYRCAIEHLARSAR; translated from the coding sequence GTGAGCGCCCTCCTCGTCCTCAACGGCCCCAACCTGGGCCGCCTCGGCACGCGCGAGCCGCACATCTACGGCACGACGACGTACGCCGAGCTCGCGCAGCTGTGCGTCGACGTCGCCGAGCAGGTGGGCCTCACCGCCGACGTGCGTCAGACCGACGACGAGGCCGTCATGCTCGGCTGGTTGCACGAGGCCGCGGCGGGGGAGACCCCGGTCGTCATCAACCCCGGCGCCTGGAGCCACTACTCCTACGCGCTGCGCGACGCGGTCGCGATGGTCCCGACGGTCGTGGAGGTCCACATCAGCCAGACCCACGCCCGTGAGGAGTTCCGTCACCACAGCGTCGTGAGCGCGGTCGTGAAAGCGACCATCACCGGGCTCGGTGTGGACGGCTACCGCTGCGCCATCGAGCACCTGGCCCGCAGCGCGCGATGA
- a CDS encoding Fic family protein, which produces MTLYLEVDDLLHVVERITGRHATTRDAGQLAAAVARPKAVLRGVDVYPSLGEKAAALLVSLTTSKGLADGNKRLAWVATRLFCAANGAPVQVDDEEALKVLRAVALGDVDVPELAERLGGWMTPAVVPDA; this is translated from the coding sequence GTGACCCTCTACCTCGAGGTCGACGACCTGCTGCACGTCGTCGAGCGCATCACCGGCCGGCACGCGACCACCCGCGACGCCGGACAGCTCGCGGCGGCCGTCGCCCGCCCGAAGGCGGTGCTGCGCGGCGTCGACGTCTACCCGAGCCTCGGCGAGAAGGCCGCCGCGCTGCTCGTGTCGCTGACGACGAGCAAGGGCTTGGCCGACGGCAACAAGCGGCTCGCCTGGGTCGCCACCCGGCTGTTCTGCGCGGCCAACGGCGCCCCGGTGCAGGTCGACGACGAGGAGGCGCTGAAGGTGCTGCGGGCCGTGGCGCTCGGTGACGTCGACGTCCCCGAGCTGGCCGAGCGGCTCGGCGGCTGGATGACCCCTGCCGTCGTCCCGGACGCCTGA
- a CDS encoding PIN domain-containing protein, which translates to MTARGVLLCDTGVLLSAADTDEPQHHVCAGLIRAHRGQLAVPVPVVPETAWLLESRLGSDAEVRFLRLITSGTVRVLDLTQDDYVRCAELVAQYADLGLGFVDASIVTVAENLGLAELATLNHRDFAVVRPRHVEAFTLLP; encoded by the coding sequence GTGACTGCGCGGGGCGTTCTGCTGTGCGACACGGGGGTACTGCTGTCTGCGGCCGACACGGATGAGCCGCAGCACCACGTCTGTGCCGGATTGATCCGTGCCCATCGTGGACAGCTCGCCGTGCCAGTGCCCGTCGTGCCGGAGACGGCGTGGTTGCTCGAGTCGCGGCTTGGCAGCGATGCCGAAGTGCGCTTCCTGCGTCTGATCACCTCAGGCACAGTGCGGGTCCTGGACCTCACGCAGGACGACTACGTGCGCTGTGCCGAGCTGGTTGCGCAGTACGCCGATCTCGGGCTGGGTTTCGTCGATGCCAGCATCGTCACAGTGGCCGAGAACCTCGGCCTCGCTGAGCTCGCAACACTGAACCACCGTGACTTTGCCGTCGTGCGCCCACGGCATGTCGAGGCGTTCACCCTCCTCCCGTAG
- the efp gene encoding elongation factor P, with amino-acid sequence MATTNDLKNGMVLQLDNGLWAVNEFQHVKPGKGGAFVRTTLKNVVSGKVVDKTFNAGTKVEIAQVDKRDMSYLYKEGTDYVFMDSDTFDQVYVPETTLGDGKDYLLESMNVIVAMHEGAALYVELPVSAEYIVAHTDPGLQGDRSTGGTKPATLETGAEIAVPLFLTTGEKIKVDTRDGRYLGRVNEK; translated from the coding sequence ATGGCGACCACGAACGACCTTAAGAACGGCATGGTGCTCCAGCTCGACAACGGCCTGTGGGCCGTCAACGAGTTCCAGCACGTCAAGCCCGGCAAGGGCGGTGCCTTCGTCCGCACCACGCTGAAGAACGTCGTCAGCGGCAAGGTCGTCGACAAGACCTTCAACGCCGGCACCAAGGTCGAGATCGCGCAGGTCGACAAGCGCGACATGTCCTACCTCTACAAGGAGGGCACCGACTACGTCTTCATGGACAGCGACACCTTCGACCAGGTCTACGTGCCGGAGACGACGCTCGGTGACGGCAAGGACTACCTGCTCGAGAGCATGAACGTCATCGTCGCCATGCACGAGGGCGCGGCGCTCTACGTCGAGCTGCCGGTGTCGGCGGAGTACATCGTGGCTCACACCGACCCGGGCCTGCAGGGCGACCGCTCGACCGGCGGCACCAAGCCCGCCACCCTCGAGACCGGTGCCGAGATCGCGGTCCCGCTGTTCCTCACGACTGGCGAGAAGATCAAGGTGGACACCCGCGACGGTCGTTACCTGGGTCGGGTCAACGAGAAGTAG
- the nusB gene encoding transcription antitermination factor NusB gives MGARSKARKRALDVLYEADQRDGDPIATLKERLAQSDPPVPEYAVELVEGVVAHRERIDELLSTYAAEDWTLERFPAVDRAVLRIGTYELLWRDDVPDAVAVSEAVELAGSLSTDESAGFVNGLLARLLQLKPSLSV, from the coding sequence GTGGGCGCTCGGAGCAAGGCCCGCAAGCGCGCGCTCGACGTCCTCTACGAGGCCGACCAGCGTGACGGCGACCCGATCGCCACCCTCAAGGAGCGGCTGGCGCAGTCCGACCCACCGGTCCCGGAGTACGCCGTGGAGCTCGTCGAGGGCGTCGTCGCCCACCGCGAGCGCATCGACGAGCTGCTCTCGACCTACGCCGCCGAGGACTGGACGCTCGAGCGCTTCCCCGCAGTGGACCGCGCGGTCCTGCGCATCGGCACCTACGAGCTGCTGTGGCGCGACGACGTGCCCGACGCGGTCGCGGTGAGCGAGGCGGTCGAGCTCGCCGGGTCGCTGTCGACCGACGAGTCGGCCGGCTTCGTCAACGGCCTGCTGGCCCGGCTGCTCCAGCTCAAGCCCTCGCTCTCGGTCTGA
- a CDS encoding transcriptional regulator, which produces MTDYAKALGSRLRAIRTQQGLSLHGVEEKSQGRWKAVVVGSYERGDRAVTVQRLSELADFYGVPVGELLPEGHLAAAANEPAARIIIDLEQLSQVPADKAAPLARYAATIQSQRGDYNGRVLSIRQEDLRSLAVIYDASPSALTEQLIGWGVLSSDARRAVEV; this is translated from the coding sequence GTGACCGACTACGCCAAGGCCCTCGGGTCCCGACTGCGTGCCATCCGCACCCAGCAGGGCCTGTCCCTGCACGGTGTCGAGGAGAAGAGCCAGGGCCGCTGGAAGGCTGTCGTCGTCGGCTCCTACGAGCGCGGCGACCGCGCCGTCACGGTCCAGCGGCTCTCGGAGCTCGCGGACTTCTACGGCGTCCCCGTCGGCGAGCTGCTGCCCGAGGGTCACCTCGCCGCCGCGGCCAACGAGCCGGCCGCGCGCATCATCATCGACCTCGAGCAGCTCTCGCAGGTGCCGGCTGACAAGGCTGCCCCGCTCGCCCGCTACGCCGCGACGATCCAGAGCCAGCGCGGTGACTACAACGGCCGGGTGCTGTCGATCCGCCAGGAGGACCTGCGCTCGCTCGCGGTCATCTACGACGCCTCGCCCTCCGCCCTCACCGAGCAGCTCATCGGCTGGGGCGTGCTTTCCTCCGACGCCCGGCGGGCCGTCGAGGTCTAG
- the pyrR gene encoding bifunctional pyr operon transcriptional regulator/uracil phosphoribosyltransferase PyrR, with protein sequence MTADETRARPVTGDPAAAKPVLGDSDVQRVLDRMAHELLEKTGGGADVVLLGIPTRGPLLAARLAARMQAFEGVSVPSGALDVTMYRDDLRLKSPRALEETDVPVSGVDGKLVVLVDDVLFSGRTIRAALDALADLGRPRAVQLAVLVDRGHRELPIRADYVGKNIPTSLKETVHVLLTETDGRDGVLLGPAASMSGSTAGDPR encoded by the coding sequence GTGACGGCTGACGAGACCCGCGCGCGCCCGGTCACCGGGGATCCCGCCGCCGCCAAGCCCGTCCTCGGCGATTCCGACGTGCAGCGCGTGCTGGACCGGATGGCCCACGAGCTGCTGGAGAAGACCGGCGGAGGCGCCGACGTCGTCCTGCTCGGTATCCCGACCCGCGGGCCGCTGCTCGCCGCGCGCCTCGCCGCGCGCATGCAGGCCTTCGAGGGCGTGAGCGTCCCGAGCGGCGCGCTCGACGTCACGATGTACCGCGACGACCTGCGGCTGAAGAGCCCCCGCGCGCTCGAGGAGACCGACGTCCCGGTCTCGGGCGTCGACGGCAAGCTGGTCGTGCTCGTCGACGACGTGCTCTTCTCCGGCCGCACGATCCGGGCGGCGCTCGACGCGCTGGCCGACCTCGGCCGGCCGCGCGCCGTGCAGCTCGCGGTGCTGGTCGACCGCGGCCACCGAGAGCTCCCGATCCGCGCCGACTACGTCGGCAAGAACATCCCGACCTCGCTCAAGGAGACCGTCCACGTGCTGCTGACCGAGACCGACGGGCGCGACGGCGTGCTGCTGGGCCCGGCGGCGTCGATGTCAGGGTCGACGGCAGGGGACCCCCGGTGA
- a CDS encoding aspartate carbamoyltransferase catalytic subunit — MKRHLLSAADLTRDDALLVLDTASELADLIERASVKKLPTLRGRTVVNLFFEDSTRTKMSFDLAAKRLSADTIGFAAKGSSVSKGETLKDTALTLEAMGCDAVVIRHSWSGAPVNLSRWIKGSVINAGDGTHEHPTQALLDAYTMRQRLGRLEGLRVTIVGDILHSRVARSNVLLLATLGAEVTLVAPPTLLPVGVGAWPCEVSYDLDAVLPKSDVVMMLRVQRERMGAAYFPSAREYSRRYGLDLDRVRKLSDEAIVMHPGPMVRGMEIASEVADGLRSTIVDQVANGVSVRMAVLYLLLGGAEPAIGAEQ, encoded by the coding sequence GTGAAGCGCCACCTGCTGTCGGCCGCCGACCTCACCCGCGACGACGCCCTGCTCGTTCTCGACACCGCGAGCGAGCTCGCCGACCTCATCGAGCGCGCCTCGGTGAAGAAGCTGCCGACCCTGCGCGGCCGCACCGTGGTCAACCTGTTCTTCGAGGACTCGACCCGCACCAAGATGAGCTTCGACCTCGCGGCCAAGCGGCTGTCCGCCGACACGATCGGCTTCGCCGCCAAGGGCTCGTCGGTGTCGAAGGGCGAGACCCTCAAGGACACCGCGCTGACGCTCGAGGCGATGGGCTGCGACGCCGTCGTCATCCGCCACTCCTGGTCCGGCGCCCCGGTCAACCTCAGCCGCTGGATCAAGGGCTCGGTCATCAACGCCGGCGACGGCACCCACGAGCACCCGACCCAGGCGCTGCTCGACGCCTACACGATGCGCCAGCGGCTCGGCCGCCTCGAGGGCCTGCGGGTCACGATCGTCGGTGACATCCTGCACAGCCGGGTGGCGCGCTCCAACGTCCTGCTGCTCGCGACCCTCGGCGCCGAGGTCACCCTCGTCGCCCCGCCGACCCTGCTGCCGGTCGGCGTCGGGGCCTGGCCCTGCGAGGTCTCCTACGACCTCGACGCCGTGCTGCCCAAGAGCGACGTCGTGATGATGCTGCGCGTCCAGCGCGAGCGCATGGGCGCCGCCTACTTCCCCTCCGCGCGGGAGTACTCCCGCCGCTACGGCCTCGACCTCGACCGGGTGAGGAAGCTCTCCGACGAGGCCATCGTCATGCACCCCGGCCCGATGGTGCGCGGCATGGAGATCGCCTCCGAGGTCGCCGACGGCCTGCGCTCGACGATCGTCGACCAGGTCGCCAACGGCGTGTCCGTCCGGATGGCCGTCCTCTACCTGCTGCTCGGCGGAGCCGAGCCCGCGATCGGAGCCGAGCAGTGA
- a CDS encoding dihydroorotase — translation MSWLIRDVVPYGEGPAVDVRVVDGRIAEIGPGLSAGDSQSYAGAGAVLLPGLVDLHTHLREPGREDAETVESGTLAAALGGFTAVHAMANTDPVADTAGVVEQVWRLGQEAGHCDVAPVGAVTVGLAGEEMAELGTMADSAARVRVFSDDGKCVSDASLMRRALEYVKAFDGVIAQHAQEPRLTVGAQMNEGVWSSRLGLTGWPAVAEEAIIARDCLLAAHVGSRLHVCHVSTAGSVELIRWAKGKGWDVTAEVTPHHLVLTDERACSYDPVFKVNPPLRTQDDVDALREALADGTIDAVATDHAPHALEDKEAEWGAAAMGMTGLETALGIVAETMVVPGRLTWRQVAARMSETPARIGRLEGHGRPLAVGEPAHLVLVDTGAAWTVDPAQSASRSRNTPFAGRELPVSVRATFLRGTPTVLDGKPA, via the coding sequence GTGAGCTGGTTGATCCGCGACGTCGTCCCCTACGGCGAGGGCCCCGCCGTCGACGTGCGCGTCGTCGACGGCCGCATCGCCGAGATCGGCCCCGGCCTGTCGGCCGGCGACAGCCAGTCCTACGCCGGAGCCGGCGCGGTCCTGCTGCCGGGACTGGTGGACCTGCACACCCACCTGCGCGAGCCGGGTCGCGAGGACGCCGAGACCGTCGAGAGCGGCACCCTGGCCGCGGCCCTCGGTGGCTTCACCGCCGTCCACGCCATGGCCAACACCGACCCGGTCGCCGACACCGCGGGTGTCGTCGAGCAGGTCTGGCGGCTCGGCCAGGAGGCCGGCCACTGCGACGTCGCGCCCGTCGGTGCGGTCACCGTCGGCCTCGCCGGCGAGGAGATGGCCGAGCTCGGCACGATGGCCGACAGCGCCGCCCGGGTCCGGGTCTTCTCCGACGACGGCAAGTGCGTCAGTGACGCCTCCCTCATGCGCCGGGCGCTGGAGTACGTCAAGGCCTTCGACGGCGTCATCGCCCAGCACGCGCAGGAGCCGCGGCTCACCGTCGGCGCGCAGATGAACGAGGGCGTCTGGTCCTCCCGCCTCGGCCTCACCGGCTGGCCCGCGGTCGCCGAGGAGGCGATCATCGCCCGCGACTGCCTGCTGGCCGCCCACGTCGGCAGTCGGCTGCACGTCTGCCACGTCTCCACCGCCGGCTCGGTCGAGCTCATCCGCTGGGCCAAGGGCAAGGGCTGGGACGTCACCGCCGAGGTCACCCCGCACCACCTCGTCCTCACCGACGAGCGGGCCTGCTCCTACGACCCGGTCTTCAAGGTCAACCCCCCGCTGCGCACCCAGGACGACGTCGACGCGCTGCGCGAGGCCCTCGCCGACGGCACCATCGACGCGGTCGCGACCGACCACGCCCCCCACGCGCTGGAGGACAAGGAGGCGGAGTGGGGCGCCGCGGCCATGGGCATGACCGGCCTCGAGACCGCCCTCGGGATCGTGGCGGAGACGATGGTCGTCCCGGGCCGCCTCACCTGGCGCCAGGTCGCGGCCCGCATGTCGGAGACCCCCGCGCGGATCGGGCGGCTCGAGGGCCACGGCCGGCCGCTCGCGGTCGGCGAGCCCGCCCACCTGGTGCTCGTCGACACCGGCGCGGCCTGGACCGTCGACCCCGCCCAGTCGGCCAGCCGCAGCCGCAACACCCCCTTCGCCGGCCGGGAGCTGCCGGTGTCGGTGCGCGCGACCTTCCTGCGCGGCACCCCGACCGTCCTCGACGGCAAGCCGGCCTGA
- the carA gene encoding glutamine-hydrolyzing carbamoyl-phosphate synthase small subunit, which translates to MTTTPAVLVLEDGRTFRGEAYGAVGETFGEAVFNTGMTGYQETLTDPSYHRQVVVMTAPQIGNTGVNLEDPESSRIWVAGYVVREPSRIASNWRSTGSLDDALRDQGVVGISGIDTRALTRHLRDRGAMRVGIFSGDVPDDALDRVLASPQMAGADLCGEVSTAAAYTVPAVGDRRFTVAAVDLGIKTNTPRMMSERGIEVHVLPASATAADIRAVGADGLFFSNGPGDPATYDVSVLSELLAEGMPYFGICFGNQLFGRALGFGTYKLGYGHRGINQPVMDLTTGKVEVTAHNHGFAVDAPREGSTTTPYGEAAVSHVCLNDDVVEGLELRRDGRLTAFSVQYHPEAAAGPHDASYLFDRFCDLMADHTKGAARA; encoded by the coding sequence ATGACGACCACCCCCGCTGTGCTGGTCCTCGAGGACGGCCGCACGTTCCGCGGCGAGGCCTACGGCGCCGTCGGCGAGACCTTCGGCGAGGCCGTCTTCAACACCGGCATGACGGGCTACCAGGAGACGCTCACCGACCCGAGTTACCACCGGCAGGTCGTCGTCATGACCGCGCCCCAGATCGGCAACACCGGCGTCAACCTCGAGGACCCCGAGAGCAGCCGCATCTGGGTCGCGGGCTACGTCGTGCGCGAGCCCTCCCGCATCGCCTCCAACTGGCGCAGCACCGGCTCGCTCGACGACGCCCTGCGCGACCAGGGCGTCGTCGGCATCAGCGGCATCGACACCCGGGCCCTCACCCGGCACCTGCGCGACCGCGGCGCGATGCGCGTCGGCATCTTCTCCGGCGACGTCCCCGACGACGCGCTCGACCGGGTCCTGGCCAGCCCGCAGATGGCCGGCGCCGACCTGTGCGGCGAGGTCTCGACGGCAGCGGCGTACACCGTGCCTGCAGTGGGTGACAGGCGCTTCACCGTCGCGGCGGTCGACCTCGGCATCAAGACCAACACCCCGCGGATGATGAGCGAGCGCGGCATCGAGGTGCACGTGCTGCCCGCCAGCGCGACGGCCGCCGACATCCGCGCGGTCGGCGCCGACGGGCTGTTCTTCAGCAACGGTCCGGGCGACCCCGCGACCTACGACGTCAGCGTCCTTTCGGAGCTGCTCGCCGAGGGGATGCCCTACTTCGGGATCTGCTTCGGCAACCAGCTCTTCGGCCGGGCACTGGGCTTCGGCACCTACAAGCTCGGCTACGGCCACCGCGGCATCAACCAGCCGGTCATGGACCTCACCACCGGCAAGGTCGAGGTCACCGCGCACAACCACGGCTTCGCGGTCGACGCGCCGCGCGAGGGGTCGACCACGACGCCCTACGGCGAGGCCGCCGTCAGCCACGTCTGCCTCAACGACGACGTGGTCGAGGGCCTCGAGCTGCGCCGCGACGGTCGGCTCACGGCCTTCTCCGTGCAGTACCACCCGGAGGCCGCCGCCGGCCCGCACGACGCGAGCTACCTGTTCGACCGCTTCTGCGACCTGATGGCCGACCACACGAAGGGCGCAGCCCGTGCCTAA